AAGAAGATGATGGCAAAGTTTGATGCATTAAACGGTGCAATTCAGGAAAACCTTATTGGTATTCGAATTGTAAAGGCTTATGTTCGCGGTGAGTTTGAAGAGAAAAAGTTCCGCAAGGCAGCCGATGATGTCCGCACAGCTCAGGTTCATGCAGAAAGGTGCATCATCTTTATGATGCCTATCATGCAGCTTGTAATGTATGTTTCCATGATTTCTGTAATGTGGTTTGGTGGAAGACTTGTCGTTGGCGGTCACATGCTCAGTGGTGAGCTCATCAGCTTCTTCACTTATGTAACTCAGGTACTTTCTTCTATCATGTTCCTTGGAATGGTTTTTGTTTCTCTCGTAATGGTTCAGGCTTCTAATCAGCGTATTGTTGAAGTACTCGACGAAGTTCCGGATATCAAAAATCCTGAAAATCCTGTTATGGAAGTAAAGAACGGCGCAATCAGCTTTGATAAGGTTGATTTCAGTTACGGTAAGCGCGAAGACAATCTGATTCTTAAAGATATCAATCTTGAAATTAAGAGCGGTGAAGTTGTCGGAATTATCGGAAGTACCGGTTCTTCTAAGACTTCTCTGGTTTCTCTTTTGCCACGACTTTATGATGTTTTCAAGGGCTCTGTAAAAATCGGCGGTGTTGATGTACGCGATTATGATATTACAGTACTCCGTGACAGTGTTGCCATGGTGCTTCAGAAGAACGTTTTGTTCAGTGGTACAATCCGAGACAACCTCCGCTGGGGTAATGAAAATGCCACAGAAGATCAGATTATTGCCGCTTGTAAGGCAGCCGATGCAGACAGCTTTATTACTTCTTTCCCTGAAGGTTATGACACAATGCTCGGACAGGGCGGTGTAAACGTTTCCGGTGGTCAGAAGCAGAGACTTTGTATCGCACGTGCTCTTCTAAAAAATCCAAAGATTCTTATTCTTGATGACAGTACTTCTGCCGTTGATACTGCTACAGAAGGCCGCATCCGCAATGCTCTAAAAGAGCTTGCTCCAGAAACTACAAAAATCATCATAGCTCAGCGTATTTCTTCTGTAAAAGAAGCAGATAAGATTATCGTTCTTGATGAAGGAACTGTAAGTGGTGTTGGAACTCACGACGAACTTTTGAAATCAAACAAGATTTACCGTGAAGTATTTGAATCGCAGCAGCAGGGTAGCGGAGACGCAGACCTTGCAGGAGGTGAAGACTAATGCCACCAGTAAGAAATAAAGGTTTTGGAAAACCAAAGGATGCAAAAAAGACTATCGGCCGCATCCTTCAATATATGGGAAAATTCAAGGCACTCTGGTTAGTTGTCTTTTTATGTGTAATCATCAGTTCTGGTGCTTCTGTAATCGGAACTTACCTTATTAAGCCTGCTTTGAACAATTACATCATTCCGATGATTGGAAGTCAGAATCCTGATTTTACGGGCTTTGCAAAGCTTCTCATTGGAGTTCTTTGTCTGTTTGGTGTTGGAGTTCTTGCTTCATGGTGTAACTCACGCCTCATGCTGTACATCTCTACAAACCTTTTGTACAACGTGCGCTGTGATTTGTTCAGCCGTCTCGAGAAGCTTCCTATTAAATATTATGATGCACACACTCACGGTGAGCTCATGTCGCGCTTTACAAACGATACTGATGCTCTTCGTGAAATGATGAGCCAAACAATTCCTCAGCTCTTTTCTTCTATTATTACAGTTACTTCTGTATTTGTAATGATGATTTCTTTGAGCCCGATGCTTACAATCATCATGCTTGTAACTATGTTCCTTATCACACTGAGCATGGCTGCTGTTGGAAAACGCTCTGCTAAAGCTTTCCGCGAAAATCAGAAATGCATTGGTGAAATGAACGGTTTTATAGAAGAAATGGTTGAAGGTCAGAAGGTAATCAAAGTATTCAACCACGAGCCTAAGGCAATCGAGCAGTTTGAAACTTTGAGTGACAATCTTCGTAAAGCCGGAACAGCCGCTATGACTTATGGTGGACTCATGGGCCCTATGATGAATAACTTCAGCCACATGCAGTACGCCGTTGTAGCTATTACAGCTGCAGCTTTTATGATTCTTGGCGAGGGTGGAGTAATGAGCTTCAACTGGTTTACTGGAATCATGAATCTTGGAACTATTGCAGCCTTCCTTCAGTACACACGTTCTTTCAGCCAGCCAATCTCTATGATGAGTATGCAGGCAAACTCAGTTCTTAATGCACTTGCCGGCGCGGAACGTATTTTTGCTGTAATCGATGAAGAAGAAGAAATTGATGAAGGCGAATATACTCTTGTAAACGCTTATGAAGCAAAAGAAAATGACGGAGCTGAAAAGCTTGTTCAGTCTTATGCTTCAACAGGTGAATGGGCATGGAAGAATCCTGCAGATAATTCACTTCGTAAGCTTGAAGGTGAAGTTGTGTTTGATCACGTTACCTTCGGTTACAAACCTGAGAAAACTGTATTGCATGATATCTGCATTCACGCAAAGCCTGGTCAGAAGATTGCTTTGGTTGGTTCTACAGGTTCTGGTAAGACAACTACAATCAATCTGTTGTCTCGTTTTTATGATGTACCGGAAGGAAACGGCAAGATTACTTATGACGGCATTCCTTTGAATGAGATTTCTAAGGCAAGTTTGCGTAAGTCTCTTGGTATGGTTCAGCAGACAACACACCTGTTCACAGGAACTATAAAAGATAATATCCGTTACGGAAACCTTGAAGCTTCTGATGCTCAGATTTACGAGGCTGCAAAGCTTGCAAATGCCGACCACTTTATCCGTCATCTGGAAAACGGTTACGATACAGTTATCACAGGTGATGGTGCAAGCCTTAGCCAGGGACAGCGCCAGCTCTTAGCGATTGCACGTGCTGCGGTTGCTGATCCTCCGGTACTTGTTTTGGACGAGGCTACTTCTTCTATTGATACACGTACAGAAAAACTGATAGAAGAGGGTATGGACTCCCTGATGAGCGGCCGTACAACTTTTGTAATTGCACACCGCCTTTCAACAGTCCGCAACGCCGACGAAATTATCGTTCTGGAGCATGGAAATATTATTGAACGCGGTACCCACGACGAGCTCATCGCTGCAAAGGGCCGCTACTACTTCCTGTATACCGGAAACAAAATCACATTAGATGAATAAACACTGTCATTCCGAACCCTTCGCAGCATAGCTGCTCGGAGACTCGCTCAAAATGCTCCCCTGGAGCATTTTGACGGCTTTCAGACGTCGCTCCCTAAGTTTCGGGATCTCACGCTTGACACCACACTCCTTTGTGATAGAATTAAATTTATACTATCACAAAGGAGATTTTTTTTATGAAAAAACTATTGGCTTTAGCTGTTGCTGCTGTCATGGCAACCGGCCTTTTTGCTCTTGACCTTGGTGGAATCAAAGGAACCTGGCAGGACAAAAACTGGGATGCAGACTGGACTTTC
The Treponema bryantii DNA segment above includes these coding regions:
- a CDS encoding ABC transporter ATP-binding protein; translation: MSTVRKLTQGLSKRYIVNTILSPVVMIGEVLMEVVIPFIMAKIIDVGIAGKDLPFVVKYGAIMVGLAVISLICGMLGTRFSTVAAQGFACTLRQRLYRKIQSFSFANIDRFSTASLVTRLTTDVNMAQNVYRMLIHMCIRTPFMLVAGTIMAFRMNSQLAVLFLIAVPVIVISILTISNIAHPRFKKMMAKFDALNGAIQENLIGIRIVKAYVRGEFEEKKFRKAADDVRTAQVHAERCIIFMMPIMQLVMYVSMISVMWFGGRLVVGGHMLSGELISFFTYVTQVLSSIMFLGMVFVSLVMVQASNQRIVEVLDEVPDIKNPENPVMEVKNGAISFDKVDFSYGKREDNLILKDINLEIKSGEVVGIIGSTGSSKTSLVSLLPRLYDVFKGSVKIGGVDVRDYDITVLRDSVAMVLQKNVLFSGTIRDNLRWGNENATEDQIIAACKAADADSFITSFPEGYDTMLGQGGVNVSGGQKQRLCIARALLKNPKILILDDSTSAVDTATEGRIRNALKELAPETTKIIIAQRISSVKEADKIIVLDEGTVSGVGTHDELLKSNKIYREVFESQQQGSGDADLAGGED
- a CDS encoding ABC transporter ATP-binding protein, which encodes MPPVRNKGFGKPKDAKKTIGRILQYMGKFKALWLVVFLCVIISSGASVIGTYLIKPALNNYIIPMIGSQNPDFTGFAKLLIGVLCLFGVGVLASWCNSRLMLYISTNLLYNVRCDLFSRLEKLPIKYYDAHTHGELMSRFTNDTDALREMMSQTIPQLFSSIITVTSVFVMMISLSPMLTIIMLVTMFLITLSMAAVGKRSAKAFRENQKCIGEMNGFIEEMVEGQKVIKVFNHEPKAIEQFETLSDNLRKAGTAAMTYGGLMGPMMNNFSHMQYAVVAITAAAFMILGEGGVMSFNWFTGIMNLGTIAAFLQYTRSFSQPISMMSMQANSVLNALAGAERIFAVIDEEEEIDEGEYTLVNAYEAKENDGAEKLVQSYASTGEWAWKNPADNSLRKLEGEVVFDHVTFGYKPEKTVLHDICIHAKPGQKIALVGSTGSGKTTTINLLSRFYDVPEGNGKITYDGIPLNEISKASLRKSLGMVQQTTHLFTGTIKDNIRYGNLEASDAQIYEAAKLANADHFIRHLENGYDTVITGDGASLSQGQRQLLAIARAAVADPPVLVLDEATSSIDTRTEKLIEEGMDSLMSGRTTFVIAHRLSTVRNADEIIVLEHGNIIERGTHDELIAAKGRYYFLYTGNKITLDE